A single window of Mycobacteriales bacterium DNA harbors:
- a CDS encoding (Fe-S)-binding protein yields the protein MLARLVASWAITALAFAVAFYRIQWLARLVWTGRPDTARLKDVPGLIRGELVDVLFQRKLLKRPLSGWAHAFTFWAFIVLFATILEAYGATVIRDFALPLIGRSHWLGFLEDFFGVAVLVAIVIFTAIRMARSPKKLDRRSRFYGSHTDQAYIVLGLIFAVIATLFLYRGAQWAVTDAHHGHPEDFPFYSIGWWAFASRGVGEGLRGLGAGTNFDIATAFIIAQVAVVMVFLIVVLYSKHMHVFTAPLNAAMKRHPKALGPLYTTPDLEALMEEEEPVIGAGKIEDLSRKQMLDLLTCTECGRCQDKCPAWNTGKPLNPKLIITNLRDHMFASADRLIGTPAGAGSEDGQEAEISSLVGPVIDPDALWACTNCGACVEECPVDIEHVDVIADMRRHQVMIESDFPSEAGVMLRGIEQHGNPWGLRADMRLEWTAGVDFEIPVVTDQIPDDVEYLYWVGCAGALDDRARRSTQSVARMLHHAGVKFAILGPQEACNGDPARRLGNEFLFQEMAKANIETLDGVGVKKIIASCPHCFNTIGREYPALGGNYEVVHHSQLLGRLVAEGRIKPETPLEKTITYHDPCFLGRHNDVYDPPRDVISAVPGTQQVEMKRCRNRGFCCGAGGARMWMEETIGKRINVERTDEALGTGAEIVATSCPYCLIMLDDAVNARKAEGKASNVKVIDIAQILADSVALKVPASVGAGNGSSGNGSSGGASSGGASSGGASSGGESSGGESSGGESAGAPGGDTTRSPLEQSTGTGPTTEGEQAGPTAVDPSNRRPEDTETVHEAADGPGAADLGDDQSMQVTSTPESPEQHVGEEPPTTNE from the coding sequence GTGCTCGCTCGACTCGTCGCCTCGTGGGCAATCACCGCGCTCGCGTTCGCGGTCGCGTTCTATCGCATCCAGTGGCTGGCGAGGCTGGTGTGGACCGGCCGGCCGGACACCGCCCGGCTGAAGGACGTCCCCGGGCTGATCCGCGGCGAGCTCGTCGACGTGCTCTTCCAGCGCAAGCTGCTCAAGCGGCCGCTGTCGGGCTGGGCGCACGCGTTCACGTTCTGGGCGTTCATCGTGCTGTTCGCGACGATCCTCGAGGCGTACGGCGCCACCGTGATCCGCGACTTCGCGTTGCCGCTGATCGGTCGCTCGCACTGGCTCGGGTTCCTCGAGGACTTCTTCGGCGTGGCCGTCCTGGTCGCAATCGTGATCTTCACCGCGATCCGGATGGCGCGCTCACCGAAGAAGCTCGACCGGCGCTCGCGCTTCTACGGCTCGCACACCGACCAGGCCTACATCGTCCTCGGGCTCATCTTCGCCGTGATCGCGACGCTGTTCCTCTACCGCGGCGCGCAGTGGGCGGTGACCGACGCGCACCACGGGCACCCGGAGGACTTCCCGTTCTACTCGATCGGCTGGTGGGCGTTCGCGTCCCGCGGGGTCGGCGAGGGCCTGCGGGGGCTCGGCGCCGGCACCAACTTCGACATCGCGACGGCGTTCATCATCGCCCAGGTCGCGGTGGTCATGGTCTTCCTGATCGTCGTCCTCTACTCCAAGCACATGCACGTCTTCACCGCACCGCTCAACGCGGCGATGAAGCGACACCCGAAGGCGCTCGGACCGCTCTACACCACGCCGGACCTCGAGGCCCTGATGGAGGAGGAGGAGCCGGTCATCGGCGCCGGCAAGATCGAGGACCTGTCACGCAAGCAGATGCTCGACCTGCTCACCTGCACCGAGTGCGGCCGCTGCCAGGACAAGTGTCCGGCCTGGAACACCGGCAAGCCGCTCAACCCGAAGCTCATCATCACGAACCTGCGTGACCACATGTTCGCCAGCGCCGACCGGCTGATCGGCACGCCGGCCGGGGCCGGCAGCGAGGACGGGCAGGAAGCGGAGATCTCGTCGCTCGTCGGCCCGGTGATCGACCCCGACGCGCTGTGGGCGTGCACCAACTGCGGTGCCTGCGTGGAGGAGTGCCCCGTCGACATCGAGCACGTCGACGTCATCGCGGACATGCGCCGCCACCAGGTGATGATCGAGTCGGACTTCCCGTCCGAGGCGGGCGTGATGCTGCGCGGCATCGAGCAGCACGGCAACCCGTGGGGCCTGCGCGCCGACATGCGCCTGGAGTGGACCGCGGGCGTCGACTTCGAGATCCCGGTCGTCACCGACCAGATCCCCGACGACGTCGAGTACCTCTACTGGGTCGGCTGTGCCGGTGCCCTCGACGATCGCGCGCGGCGGTCCACCCAGTCGGTGGCCCGGATGCTGCACCACGCCGGGGTGAAGTTCGCCATCCTCGGCCCGCAGGAGGCGTGCAACGGCGACCCGGCCCGCCGGCTGGGCAACGAGTTCCTCTTCCAGGAGATGGCGAAGGCCAACATCGAGACGCTCGACGGTGTCGGCGTGAAGAAGATCATCGCCTCCTGCCCGCACTGCTTCAACACGATCGGGCGCGAGTACCCCGCGCTCGGCGGCAACTACGAGGTTGTGCATCACTCGCAGCTGCTCGGCAGGCTCGTGGCCGAAGGCCGGATCAAGCCCGAGACGCCGCTCGAGAAGACGATCACCTACCACGACCCCTGCTTCCTCGGCCGGCACAACGACGTCTACGACCCGCCGCGCGACGTCATCTCCGCCGTACCCGGCACCCAGCAGGTCGAGATGAAGCGCTGCCGCAACCGGGGCTTCTGCTGCGGCGCGGGCGGCGCGCGCATGTGGATGGAGGAGACGATCGGCAAGCGCATCAACGTCGAGCGCACCGACGAGGCCCTCGGCACCGGTGCAGAGATCGTCGCCACCTCCTGCCCCTACTGCCTGATCATGCTCGACGACGCGGTCAACGCTCGGAAGGCCGAAGGCAAGGCGAGCAACGTCAAGGTCATCGACATCGCGCAGATCCTCGCCGACTCGGTGGCGCTGAAGGTGCCTGCGTCCGTGGGTGCCGGCAACGGGTCCTCGGGCAACGGGTCGTCGGGCGGGGCGTCCTCAGGCGGGGCGTCCTCGGGCGGGGCGTCCTCGGGCGGGGAGTCCTCGGGCGGGGAGTCCTCGGGCGGGGAGTCCGCCGGCGCGCCCGGCGGCGACACGACGCGCAGCCCGTTGGAGCAGTCGACCGGGACGGGGCCGACGACGGAGGGCGAGCAAGCCGGCCCGACCGCGGTCGACCCGAGCAACCGGCGCCCCGAGGACACCGAGACGGTGCACGAAGCCGCCGATGGCCCGGGCGCCGCGGACCTCGGCGACGACCAGTCGATGCAGGTGACCTCGACGCCCGAGTCCCCCGAGCAGCACGTCGGCGAAGAACCACCCACCACGAACGAGTAA